Proteins found in one Paraburkholderia caballeronis genomic segment:
- a CDS encoding patatin-like phospholipase family protein — protein MAGRRRNPRIGLVLGGGAARGWAHIGAIRALEEAGIRPDVVCGTSIGALVGAVYANGDLDWLEDWVGRLTWQTVVRLLDLRFSGGLLGGRKVIEVFANQFNGRDIGELRMPFTAVATELDTGREVWLQDGGVVDAVRASIAIPGIFTPIWHDGVWLVDGGLSNPVPVSAARAMRANCVIAIDLNHDILNGRDLGGAIDTLPREPADAPVVDPAAAAAAAGRRFGGPFRRWRQAADGDAAGVSGVADPAGGADVRVAPPPSARVPSMLSAIAQSIDIMQVRITRSRLAGEPADILIQPRLGGMGIFDFHRAAPAIAEGRAAVQYMLPAIRAQLGIA, from the coding sequence ATGGCAGGCAGGCGGCGCAATCCCCGTATTGGTCTCGTGCTCGGCGGCGGCGCGGCGCGCGGCTGGGCGCACATCGGCGCGATCCGCGCGCTGGAGGAGGCGGGCATCCGGCCGGACGTGGTGTGCGGCACGTCGATCGGCGCGCTGGTCGGCGCGGTGTATGCGAACGGCGACCTCGACTGGCTCGAAGACTGGGTCGGCCGGCTCACGTGGCAGACCGTCGTGCGGCTGCTCGACCTGCGGTTCTCGGGCGGGCTGCTCGGCGGCCGCAAGGTGATCGAGGTGTTCGCGAACCAGTTCAACGGCCGCGACATCGGCGAGCTGCGGATGCCGTTCACGGCGGTCGCGACCGAACTCGACACCGGCCGCGAGGTGTGGCTGCAGGACGGCGGCGTGGTGGACGCGGTGCGCGCGTCGATCGCGATTCCGGGCATCTTCACGCCGATCTGGCATGACGGCGTGTGGCTCGTCGACGGCGGCCTGAGCAATCCGGTGCCGGTGTCCGCCGCGCGCGCGATGCGCGCGAACTGCGTGATTGCGATCGACCTGAATCACGACATCCTGAACGGCCGCGACCTCGGCGGCGCGATCGACACACTGCCGCGCGAGCCGGCGGACGCGCCGGTCGTCGACCCGGCCGCGGCGGCGGCCGCCGCGGGCCGGCGCTTCGGCGGGCCGTTCCGGCGCTGGCGGCAGGCGGCCGACGGCGATGCCGCGGGCGTATCGGGCGTGGCCGATCCAGCCGGCGGCGCGGACGTGCGCGTCGCGCCGCCGCCGAGCGCGCGGGTGCCGTCGATGCTGAGCGCGATCGCGCAGAGCATCGACATCATGCAGGTGCGGATCACGCGCAGCCGCCTCGCCGGCGAGCCGGCCGACATCCTGATCCAGCCGCGCCTCGGCGGCATGGGCATCTTCGACTTCCACCGCGCTGCGCCGGCGATCGCCGAAGGCCGCGCGGCCGTGCAGTACATGCTGCCGGCCATTCGCGCGCAACTGGGCATTGCGTAG
- a CDS encoding lysylphosphatidylglycerol synthase domain-containing protein, which yields MKWLQWAGLPVGIAILIALIVRDGAADVMHVIGAAGPALLWLVPFHALPLVLDAHAWRLLLDRRVSLAFLWWAATVREAVSRLLPVAGIGGEIVGIRLARWKHDDASVVSASVIVEVLVTIAVQYAFSALGLVLIVAATGESGVLRTVGLALLLSLPVPVVLAVLLRRGGLFHAIERWAARLLGASHPLLQGIDGGRLDADIDALMSRTGLLLRAFLWQLGGYMAGAFETWWALQLLGHPVSVGGALAIEALTQAVRHAAFMVPAGLGVQEAAVVLLAQLFGVDHQVALSLALVKRVREVIFGCLALLSWQAVELARGRRYLPRAARDGYDTGDDGVDGGVDGGTRRRAPAKPKVSAKPSGVPSVAKSAPASRPPDAHDRIH from the coding sequence ATGAAGTGGTTGCAGTGGGCGGGGCTGCCGGTCGGCATCGCGATCCTGATCGCGCTGATCGTCCGCGACGGCGCCGCCGACGTGATGCACGTGATCGGCGCCGCCGGTCCGGCGCTGCTGTGGCTCGTGCCGTTCCACGCATTGCCGCTCGTGCTCGACGCGCACGCGTGGCGGCTGCTGCTCGACCGCCGCGTGTCGCTCGCGTTCCTGTGGTGGGCCGCGACCGTGCGCGAGGCGGTGAGCCGGCTGCTGCCGGTCGCGGGCATCGGCGGCGAGATCGTCGGCATCCGGCTCGCGCGCTGGAAGCATGACGACGCGAGTGTCGTCAGCGCATCGGTGATCGTCGAGGTGCTGGTGACGATCGCGGTCCAGTATGCGTTCTCCGCGCTCGGGCTCGTGCTGATCGTCGCGGCGACCGGCGAGTCCGGCGTGCTGCGCACGGTCGGGCTCGCGCTGCTGCTGTCGTTGCCGGTGCCGGTGGTGCTCGCCGTGCTGCTGCGTCGCGGCGGCCTCTTCCATGCGATCGAGCGGTGGGCGGCGCGGCTGCTCGGGGCGTCGCATCCGCTGCTGCAAGGGATCGACGGCGGGCGGCTCGACGCCGATATCGACGCGCTGATGTCGCGTACCGGCCTGCTGCTGCGCGCGTTCCTGTGGCAGCTTGGCGGTTATATGGCCGGCGCGTTCGAGACGTGGTGGGCGCTGCAACTGCTCGGCCATCCGGTGTCGGTCGGCGGCGCGCTCGCGATCGAGGCGCTCACGCAGGCGGTGCGGCATGCGGCGTTCATGGTGCCGGCGGGGCTTGGCGTGCAGGAGGCGGCGGTGGTGCTGCTCGCGCAGCTGTTCGGCGTCGATCATCAGGTCGCGCTGTCGCTCGCGCTCGTGAAGCGGGTGCGCGAGGTGATCTTCGGCTGTCTTGCGCTGCTGTCGTGGCAGGCGGTCGAACTCGCGCGCGGACGGCGTTATCTGCCGCGCGCGGCGCGGGACGGGTACGATACGGGCGATGACGGTGTCGATGGCGGTGTCGATGGCGGCACAAGGCGCCGTGCGCCCGCGAAACCCAAGGTGAGCGCAAAACCGTCCGGCGTGCCGTCCGTTGCGAAGTCCGCGCCCGCGTCGCGCCCGCCGGACGCGCACGACAGGATCCACTGA
- the hpnK gene encoding hopanoid biosynthesis-associated protein HpnK, with product MTRTLIVTADDFGLHERVNIAVERAHCDGVLTAASLMVGAPAASDAVERARRLPRLRVGLHLVLADGPAMLPPAHIPALVDESGRFGDRMARDGFRFFLLPHVRAQLAREIRAQFDAFATTGLALDHVNTHKHFHLHPTVLAMIVRIGRDYGLRAVRLPCEANAPWWLRPWIGLVRARLRRAGIAHNDYVVGIANTGAMDEAAWLDALAHLPPGVGEIYSHPAIAGDGPVTPTMHAYRPEDELAALLSPRVAAALDAAGIVRGGFADVFPPAGAARAQAPERGALPS from the coding sequence ATGACCCGCACGCTGATTGTCACCGCGGACGACTTCGGGCTGCACGAGCGCGTGAATATTGCGGTCGAGCGCGCGCATTGCGACGGCGTGCTGACTGCCGCGAGCCTGATGGTCGGCGCGCCGGCCGCAAGCGACGCGGTCGAGCGCGCACGGCGTCTGCCGCGTCTGCGCGTCGGGCTGCATCTGGTGCTCGCGGACGGCCCCGCGATGCTGCCTCCCGCGCACATCCCGGCGCTGGTCGACGAAAGCGGGCGCTTCGGCGACCGGATGGCGCGGGACGGCTTTCGTTTTTTCCTGCTGCCGCATGTGCGCGCGCAGCTCGCGCGGGAAATCCGCGCGCAGTTCGACGCGTTCGCGACGACGGGCCTCGCGCTCGATCACGTGAATACGCACAAGCACTTCCACCTGCACCCGACCGTGCTCGCGATGATCGTGCGGATCGGCCGCGACTACGGGCTGCGCGCGGTGCGCCTGCCGTGCGAGGCGAATGCGCCGTGGTGGCTGCGTCCGTGGATCGGGCTCGTGCGCGCGCGGCTGCGCCGCGCGGGCATCGCGCACAACGACTACGTGGTCGGCATCGCGAACACCGGAGCGATGGACGAAGCCGCGTGGCTCGACGCGCTCGCGCATCTGCCGCCCGGCGTCGGCGAGATCTACAGCCATCCGGCCATCGCCGGCGACGGCCCGGTCACGCCGACGATGCACGCGTACCGCCCGGAGGACGAACTGGCGGCGCTGCTGTCGCCGCGCGTGGCGGCCGCGCTCGACGCGGCGGGCATCGTGCGCGGCGGGTTCGCGGATGTGTTTCCGCCGGCGGGCGCGGCTCGCGCCCAGGCGCCCGAACGGGGAGCGTTACCGTCATGA
- the hpnJ gene encoding hopanoid biosynthesis associated radical SAM protein HpnJ: protein MKTLFLQAPSYDGFDGGAGSRYQAKREIRSFWYPTWLAQPAAMVPGSRVLDAPADGLSVADTLRIADDYDLVIVHTSTPSFPSDAMFAQELKKRRPATLIGMVGAKVAVDPHSSLTATGAIDFVCREEFDYTCQEIAEGRPFSEILGLSYRAQDGSIEHNAARPMIENMDELPFVAPVYKRDLKIKNYFIGYLNYPYVSIYTGRGCKSRCTFCLWPQTVGGHRYRTRSVASVLEEVTWIRDNLPEVKEIMFDDDTFTDDLPRVEEIARGLGKLGVTWSCNAKANVPYDTLKVMKDNGLRLLLVGYESGDDQILVNIKKGLRTDFARRFNADCHKLGIKIHGTFILGLPGETQDTIRKTIDYAKEINPHTIQVSLAAPYPGTTLYRQAVENGWPEENKVINLVSKEGVQLAAIGYPHLSREDIYHQLEAFYREFYFRPSKIWEIVREMLTSWEMMQRRLREGVEFFRFLRAHEA from the coding sequence ATGAAAACGCTGTTTTTGCAGGCCCCTTCGTACGACGGCTTCGACGGCGGCGCTGGCTCGCGCTACCAGGCGAAACGCGAGATCCGTTCGTTCTGGTATCCGACGTGGCTCGCGCAGCCCGCCGCGATGGTCCCCGGCAGCCGCGTGCTCGACGCGCCGGCCGATGGCCTGTCGGTCGCGGATACGCTGAGGATCGCGGACGACTACGACCTCGTGATCGTCCACACGAGTACGCCGTCGTTCCCGAGCGACGCGATGTTCGCACAGGAGCTGAAGAAGCGCCGTCCGGCGACGCTGATCGGGATGGTCGGCGCGAAGGTCGCGGTCGATCCGCACAGCTCGCTGACCGCAACCGGCGCGATCGACTTCGTGTGCCGCGAGGAGTTCGACTACACCTGCCAGGAGATCGCGGAAGGCAGGCCGTTCAGCGAGATTCTCGGCCTGTCGTATCGCGCGCAGGACGGCTCGATCGAGCACAACGCGGCGCGGCCGATGATCGAGAACATGGACGAACTGCCGTTCGTCGCGCCGGTCTACAAGCGCGACCTGAAAATCAAAAACTACTTCATCGGCTATCTGAACTATCCATACGTGTCGATCTACACCGGACGCGGCTGCAAGTCGCGCTGCACGTTCTGCCTGTGGCCGCAGACGGTCGGCGGCCATCGTTACCGCACGCGTTCGGTCGCGAGCGTGCTCGAAGAGGTGACGTGGATTCGCGACAACCTGCCGGAAGTGAAGGAGATCATGTTCGACGACGACACCTTCACCGACGACCTGCCGCGCGTCGAGGAGATCGCGCGCGGGTTGGGCAAGCTCGGCGTCACATGGTCGTGCAACGCGAAGGCGAATGTGCCGTACGACACGCTGAAGGTCATGAAGGACAACGGTCTGCGATTGCTGCTGGTCGGTTACGAGTCCGGCGACGACCAGATTCTGGTCAACATCAAGAAGGGCTTGCGCACGGATTTCGCGCGCCGCTTCAACGCGGACTGCCACAAGCTCGGCATCAAGATTCACGGCACGTTCATTCTCGGGCTGCCGGGCGAGACGCAGGACACGATCCGCAAGACGATCGACTACGCGAAGGAAATCAATCCGCACACGATCCAGGTGTCGCTGGCCGCGCCGTATCCGGGCACGACGCTCTACAGGCAGGCGGTGGAGAACGGCTGGCCCGAAGAGAACAAGGTCATCAACCTGGTGAGCAAGGAAGGGGTTCAACTGGCGGCGATCGGTTATCCGCATCTGTCGCGCGAGGACATCTATCACCAGCTTGAGGCGTTCTACCGCGAGTTCTACTTCCGGCCGTCGAAGATCTGGGAGATCGTGCGCGAGATGCTGACGAGTTGGGAGATGATGCAGCGACGCCTGCGCGAAGGCGTCGAGTTCTTCCGCTTCCTGCGCGCGCACGAGGCGTGA
- a CDS encoding LLM class flavin-dependent oxidoreductase, with the protein MIPFSVLDLSPIPAGSHAGVALRNTLDLAQHAERWRYHRYWLAEHHNMTGIASAATSVVIGFVAGGTQTIRVGSGGIMLPNHAPLLIAEQFGTLEALYPGRIDLGLGRAPGTDQTTARAMRRDLQASAESFPDDVVELQRFFSDPVDGQRVRAVPGAGLNVPLYILGSSLYGAQLAAALGLPFAFASHFAPDHLLTALRLYRTQFRPSATLAKPHAMVGVNVFAADSDDEARFLFTSLQQQFVNLRRGTPGQLPPPVGKIDASDFELAGVAHSLACSVIGDRDAVRAGLESVIAQTEADELIVTAQIYDHAARLRSFEITAQVRDEMGAAG; encoded by the coding sequence ATGATCCCGTTCTCCGTCCTCGACCTGTCTCCGATCCCCGCCGGCTCGCATGCCGGCGTCGCGCTGCGCAATACGCTCGACCTCGCGCAGCACGCCGAACGCTGGCGCTACCACCGCTACTGGCTCGCCGAGCATCACAACATGACCGGCATCGCGAGCGCGGCCACGTCGGTCGTGATCGGCTTCGTCGCGGGCGGCACGCAAACGATCCGCGTCGGCTCGGGCGGCATCATGCTGCCGAACCACGCGCCGCTGCTGATCGCCGAGCAGTTCGGCACGCTGGAGGCGCTGTACCCCGGGCGCATCGACCTCGGCCTCGGCCGCGCGCCCGGCACCGACCAGACGACCGCGCGCGCGATGCGCCGCGATCTTCAGGCGAGCGCCGAATCGTTCCCGGACGACGTGGTCGAATTGCAGCGGTTCTTCTCGGACCCGGTCGACGGCCAGCGCGTGCGCGCGGTGCCGGGCGCGGGGCTGAACGTGCCGCTGTACATCCTCGGTTCGAGCCTGTACGGCGCGCAACTCGCGGCCGCGCTCGGGCTGCCGTTCGCGTTCGCGTCGCACTTCGCTCCCGATCATCTGCTGACCGCGCTGCGGCTGTATCGCACGCAGTTCCGTCCGTCCGCGACGCTCGCGAAGCCGCATGCGATGGTCGGCGTCAACGTGTTCGCCGCGGACAGCGACGACGAAGCGCGTTTTCTGTTCACGTCGTTGCAGCAGCAGTTCGTGAATCTGCGGCGCGGCACGCCGGGACAACTACCGCCGCCGGTCGGGAAGATCGACGCGAGCGACTTCGAGCTGGCGGGTGTTGCGCATTCGCTCGCGTGCTCGGTGATCGGCGATCGCGACGCGGTGCGTGCGGGTCTGGAGTCGGTGATTGCGCAGACTGAAGCGGATGAGTTGATCGTCACCGCGCAGATTTATGACCATGCGGCTCGGCTGCGGTCGTTTGAGATTACCGCGCAGGTGCGGGATGAGATGGGGGCGGCGGGGTGA
- a CDS encoding TetR/AcrR family transcriptional regulator, which produces MRKILIDETPLRADAQKNRERILAAAEEVFLERGAGAAFEDVAKRAGVGIGTLYRRFPTREELLAATYSARFLSLAQASRARDGKLDEADALRAYLEDLVLYTTVYRGFAASLATVLQTGTPGCHATTEEGKRLLGRAQNARVIRPDISFDDLVWVATATSLAVERNGKPKPRIAHLVGLFFDGIGERRCTSRLPRK; this is translated from the coding sequence ATGAGAAAAATTTTGATCGACGAAACGCCGCTGCGCGCTGATGCGCAGAAAAACCGCGAACGCATCCTCGCTGCGGCCGAAGAAGTATTTCTGGAGCGCGGCGCAGGCGCCGCATTTGAAGATGTCGCCAAGCGAGCGGGCGTCGGCATTGGGACGCTCTATCGGCGATTTCCCACGCGGGAAGAGCTATTGGCGGCCACCTACAGCGCCCGCTTCCTGTCACTCGCGCAAGCAAGTCGCGCACGAGATGGCAAGCTTGACGAGGCCGACGCTTTGCGCGCCTATCTGGAAGACCTTGTCTTGTACACGACTGTCTATCGCGGTTTCGCAGCGTCGCTTGCAACGGTTCTACAGACCGGCACGCCGGGCTGCCACGCGACGACCGAGGAGGGCAAGCGTCTGCTTGGTCGTGCTCAAAACGCAAGGGTCATCCGACCTGATATCAGCTTCGACGATCTGGTGTGGGTTGCGACAGCGACTTCGCTCGCCGTCGAAAGGAACGGCAAGCCAAAACCGCGTATCGCCCACCTGGTCGGCCTGTTCTTCGATGGTATCGGCGAGCGTCGATGCACTTCCCGACTACCAAGAAAATAG
- a CDS encoding SDR family NAD(P)-dependent oxidoreductase, with translation MANRFENKVVVITGGSDGIGLATATLFAREGAHVYITGRRQAQLAEALKEIGAGVIGVQGDVGKVADLDRLYARIQRDHGRVDVVFANAGISESAQIGEIEEEHFDRLFSTNVKGLVFTVQKALPLMTAGGTVILAGSGAGSKGFPNLSIYSATKAAIRSLARTWTTDLKTRGIRVNVVSPGAILTPAMETYLKANAAAEEALKQATPFGRLGHTDEVAKAVLFLASSESSFVAGDELFVDGGFVAV, from the coding sequence ATGGCAAATCGGTTCGAAAACAAGGTCGTGGTGATCACGGGCGGCAGCGACGGCATCGGCCTCGCTACCGCGACCCTGTTTGCAAGGGAAGGCGCGCACGTCTACATCACGGGTCGTCGGCAGGCTCAGTTGGCCGAGGCGCTGAAAGAGATCGGCGCCGGAGTCATTGGCGTCCAAGGGGACGTCGGCAAGGTCGCCGACCTTGACCGGCTGTATGCGCGTATCCAGCGCGATCACGGCAGGGTCGACGTCGTGTTTGCCAATGCGGGCATTTCCGAATCCGCACAGATCGGTGAGATCGAGGAAGAGCACTTCGATCGATTGTTCAGCACGAACGTGAAGGGCCTGGTCTTCACCGTGCAGAAGGCGCTGCCGCTGATGACCGCTGGCGGCACGGTTATCCTTGCGGGATCAGGGGCGGGCAGCAAGGGATTCCCCAACCTGTCAATCTACAGCGCGACGAAGGCGGCGATCCGTTCGCTCGCACGCACCTGGACGACCGACCTCAAGACCCGGGGCATTCGCGTGAACGTTGTGTCTCCCGGCGCGATTCTGACGCCGGCAATGGAGACCTATCTGAAGGCCAACGCGGCGGCCGAGGAAGCATTGAAGCAGGCGACGCCCTTCGGCAGGCTCGGTCATACCGATGAAGTCGCCAAGGCCGTACTGTTCCTGGCCTCAAGCGAAAGCAGCTTTGTGGCAGGCGACGAACTCTTTGTCGATGGTGGCTTCGTGGCGGTCTGA
- a CDS encoding tyrosine-type recombinase/integrase → METHNGAVRSRVPWNKGKLTGQKPPLKLPEIWAIRTRLQMSSNIRELALFNLAIDSKLRACDLTRLRVQEVCQGSHVGSRATVMQQKTQRPVQFEITEQTRQSVEAWIGARGLKSADYLFPSRLCSSPHLSTRQYARLVHRWIASIGLDDTAYGTHTMRRTKASLIYRRTKNLRAVQLLLGHTKLESTVRYLGIEVDDALEMAEQTEV, encoded by the coding sequence ATGGAAACGCACAATGGCGCCGTCCGCTCGCGTGTGCCGTGGAACAAGGGCAAGCTCACCGGACAAAAGCCGCCGCTGAAGCTCCCGGAAATCTGGGCAATTCGCACACGGCTACAGATGTCTTCGAACATCCGCGAGTTGGCGCTGTTTAATCTTGCGATTGATAGCAAACTTCGCGCGTGCGATCTGACGCGACTGCGGGTGCAGGAGGTTTGCCAAGGTAGCCACGTCGGATCGCGAGCAACGGTAATGCAACAGAAGACACAACGGCCGGTTCAGTTCGAAATCACGGAGCAGACTCGACAGAGTGTCGAAGCGTGGATCGGAGCGCGAGGGTTGAAGTCTGCGGATTACCTGTTTCCGAGTCGGCTGTGCTCTTCGCCGCATCTTTCGACCCGGCAATACGCTCGGCTGGTCCATCGTTGGATCGCGTCCATCGGCTTGGACGACACAGCGTATGGCACGCACACTATGCGGCGGACGAAGGCCTCACTGATTTACCGGCGCACGAAGAACTTGCGAGCGGTTCAGCTGCTGCTCGGGCATACAAAGCTTGAAAGCACCGTCCGGTATCTCGGCATCGAGGTAGACGATGCGCTCGAAATGGCGGAGCAAACGGAGGTCTGA
- a CDS encoding LysR family transcriptional regulator yields MTRDLNDTLVFLRVVQSGSFTAAAIALQIPKTTISRRVRELEARLGSRLLHRTTRKLRLTEAGTAYFEHCRSICKQLDDAENAVQRIRGTPAGWLRVTLPYSFGVTWIAPLLAGFCSRYPDVQLDILATHVPLDLFDDEVDVALRLGVLPDSSLVARRLGTFSTSVYASPAYVERHGSPAAPNELRLHPTLALHQARSDSGYTWPLRKLGRKATHYSLEPVIVASDPALILDAARAGKGLLLAMDASVAPEVEAGGLLRVLPEWIGPPQDLNALFPRERVPSLKLQAFLNYLKTQLRFGDMA; encoded by the coding sequence ATGACCAGGGATCTCAACGATACGCTCGTCTTTCTTCGCGTCGTGCAATCGGGCAGCTTTACTGCGGCAGCGATCGCGTTGCAGATTCCCAAGACGACGATTAGCCGGCGAGTACGGGAACTTGAGGCGCGCCTCGGCTCGCGACTGTTGCACCGGACCACGCGCAAACTGCGCCTGACCGAAGCAGGTACGGCTTACTTCGAGCACTGCCGCAGTATCTGCAAACAGCTTGACGACGCGGAGAACGCAGTGCAGCGCATTCGCGGCACGCCCGCAGGCTGGCTGCGCGTCACGCTGCCGTATTCGTTCGGCGTCACGTGGATCGCGCCTTTGCTTGCCGGATTCTGCTCGCGCTATCCCGATGTGCAGCTCGATATTCTGGCGACACATGTGCCATTAGATCTTTTCGATGACGAAGTGGACGTCGCTCTGCGTCTTGGCGTCCTTCCCGACTCCAGTCTTGTGGCACGGCGGCTTGGGACCTTTTCGACGTCGGTCTATGCGAGTCCCGCATATGTCGAACGGCACGGTTCGCCAGCCGCTCCCAACGAACTCCGGCTCCATCCTACGCTTGCACTTCATCAGGCCCGCAGCGACAGCGGTTACACCTGGCCGCTGCGCAAGCTGGGACGGAAGGCGACGCACTATTCGCTGGAACCGGTGATCGTCGCCAGCGACCCCGCACTTATTCTGGACGCCGCTCGCGCCGGAAAAGGCTTGTTGCTGGCTATGGATGCCAGCGTGGCTCCCGAAGTCGAGGCGGGGGGCTTGCTGAGAGTGCTGCCCGAGTGGATAGGTCCACCGCAGGATTTGAATGCGCTGTTTCCGCGAGAACGGGTTCCGTCGCTCAAACTCCAGGCTTTTCTGAATTACCTCAAAACGCAATTGCGTTTCGGCGATATGGCGTGA
- a CDS encoding amidase: protein MNLSEYTGHDAIGLAKRVSDREVTPAELAELARSAIEAVNPAINAVIEHWPAGESGGCPDQRTGPLAGVPFLIKDLAVAMSGKRLELGSRLSSGVVATTDSWLMSRFRAAGLVTIGRTTTPEMAFSTTTESTLQGATRNPWQPDSSAGGSSGGAAAAVAAGAVPLAHATDAAGSIRVPASYNGLFGLKPTRGRSSNGPALDEVFAGFGVQLGVSRSVRDSAALLDAIQGQAIGEPYLTAAPEYSFLSQVAREPGKLRIGMMTDPWSADRTDPAIVAAAASTARLLEDLGHTVYEVRPSLGVSWDAFVQMNATIWTATLVHWIEGLAATTGRPIDETTLESATLACYRYGKEEKASAFAAALAMRNVVTRAVGHWFEDFDVLLTPTLPQMPPRIGEYGKGAESMNGLEWTQRVFQHSPFTPPFNVAGIPAMSVPLANHPETGVPIGMQFGGAFAREDILLRLGAQLEQARPWINRRPAVWAGQQA, encoded by the coding sequence ATGAATCTCAGCGAATACACAGGTCACGATGCAATCGGGCTCGCCAAACGCGTGTCAGACCGTGAAGTTACGCCCGCGGAGCTTGCCGAGCTCGCCCGTTCGGCAATCGAAGCGGTCAATCCGGCGATCAACGCAGTTATCGAACACTGGCCGGCCGGCGAAAGCGGAGGCTGCCCGGACCAGCGCACTGGTCCGCTCGCTGGCGTACCGTTTCTGATCAAGGATCTCGCGGTTGCGATGAGCGGTAAGCGGCTGGAGCTTGGGAGCCGGCTCTCCAGCGGCGTCGTCGCCACGACCGATTCATGGCTCATGTCGCGGTTCCGCGCAGCCGGACTCGTCACGATTGGCCGCACAACTACACCCGAAATGGCGTTCAGCACGACTACTGAGTCCACGCTCCAGGGCGCGACGCGCAATCCCTGGCAGCCGGATTCGAGCGCCGGCGGTTCTAGCGGCGGAGCCGCAGCAGCAGTCGCAGCCGGCGCCGTCCCGCTCGCGCATGCCACCGATGCAGCCGGCTCCATACGGGTGCCGGCAAGCTATAACGGTTTGTTCGGACTCAAGCCGACGCGAGGGCGCAGTTCGAACGGGCCCGCCCTCGACGAAGTCTTCGCAGGCTTCGGCGTGCAACTGGGCGTGAGCCGGAGCGTGCGGGATAGCGCCGCTCTACTCGATGCGATCCAGGGGCAGGCGATCGGCGAGCCCTACCTGACCGCTGCGCCGGAGTACAGCTTCCTGTCGCAGGTCGCCCGCGAACCGGGCAAACTCAGGATCGGAATGATGACCGATCCGTGGAGCGCGGATCGAACCGACCCGGCAATCGTGGCAGCGGCGGCATCGACAGCGCGACTTTTGGAGGATCTCGGTCACACGGTTTACGAAGTGCGGCCGTCACTTGGCGTGTCGTGGGACGCGTTCGTGCAGATGAATGCGACGATCTGGACGGCGACGTTGGTCCACTGGATCGAAGGCCTGGCTGCAACGACCGGACGACCGATCGATGAGACGACGCTGGAGTCCGCCACATTGGCCTGTTATCGCTATGGCAAGGAAGAGAAGGCGTCAGCATTCGCCGCTGCGCTCGCTATGCGCAACGTTGTGACGCGGGCTGTCGGGCATTGGTTCGAAGACTTCGATGTTCTGCTCACGCCGACGCTGCCGCAAATGCCACCGCGCATTGGAGAATACGGCAAGGGCGCGGAATCGATGAACGGCCTCGAATGGACCCAGCGAGTATTCCAGCATTCGCCTTTTACCCCGCCGTTCAATGTCGCCGGTATTCCCGCGATGTCAGTCCCGCTAGCAAATCATCCCGAAACAGGTGTGCCGATCGGAATGCAATTCGGGGGCGCATTCGCGCGAGAAGATATATTGCTGCGACTCGGAGCGCAGCTCGAACAGGCACGGCCGTGGATCAATCGGCGGCCCGCAGTTTGGGCGGGGCAACAGGCATAA